TCTTCTGGTTTATTTTTATTCATATTTTTAAAATATTTTTCATCTGTTCTTGCAATCTCTGCACGAATAAGGTTAACAATAGCTTTTTGAGATGCAATAGGCTCTGGAAGTGCACAGTACTCACCCTCTGTAAGCTCATCATTAAATTTTTCTTCATCAAAGTTTTTACCAATGTATTTACAAATATATTTTAAATCTCTCTCCGCATTGCCTAAACATGAAGTTGCACCCGGAGATGGCGTCATGTTGAAAATTAGACCCTCTCCCGTAAAGATAGAAGCCTCACCTAGCATCAATTTTTGTTGCTCTTTATCTAAAACTTGTGGACGAACACCACCAAAACCAGGAGCATAGTTGAATTCATCAAGCTTAAGCCCAGGTACAATTTTTCTAGCATCTCTTAAAAATAGATACTTATTGAAAAATGGAATCTCATAAAGAAAATTTCTAAAAAGATAGTTACGGATATCACTCTCTTTTAGAAGTTTCCACAATGCTGTAGCAATTTTTGTGTCAAATCTAAGAGTTTTCCAGAAGTCCATGTATGTTCCGCTTTTGTAACGCTCTAGTTTTGGCAGAACCAAAGCAGTTGGTCCAAAACGGGTGTTTCCATCGGCAAGTACATCTGGGTCACCATGAAGAGCTGCAAATGGGAGTTTCGGATTTTGAACCATGTATACTTTTCCATTTAAGAGCTTTTGTTCAGTCATATAAAAACTGCCCGCAACCGGTAAACAACCTAGTTCTAAACCAAAGCCCATTCTGTGTGCTAAAAACAAAGAGTGTGCTCCGGCATCTACAACAACAAAATCTGCATAGTAAGTATCGTTAGCAGTTTTAACAACATAACCACGTTTTTTACTTTTTTCTATGTCTAGAACTTGAGTATTTAAAAATAGTTCAACATCAACATCTGATTCATGTTTGGCATTTTCTATAAATGACTTTGATAGTTTTCCAAAATCAACGGTCGTCCACTGATCTTTTGTACCAATAGCAACAATATTTTCTTTTCTCTCATTTCCATCTTTATCAAAAACAACACGAGGCTCAAGCTCTTTTAATCTCTCTTTGCTCCATACCTCTAAATATGGGAATAGCTCAGAGAACTCTTCGTAGCGGTGAAGTAAAAACTCAACCTCTTTTTCCCCAACACCCAAAGCCATTTTTTGGTGTGAAAATATTATCTCATTTTGATAATGGTGTTGAAGGCAGTATCTCTCAACCATCTTTGCAGTACGTTTTGTAACTGCCGCTTTTTCCAGAGTATAGTTAGTTTCAATATCC
The sequence above is drawn from the Candidatus Sulfurimonas baltica genome and encodes:
- a CDS encoding FAD-dependent oxidoreductase is translated as MAIKNFEVIIVGAGVSGTALAYEIARYTDIKSVGIIEKYGDIATLNSSPKGNSQTMHVGDIETNYTLEKAAVTKRTAKMVERYCLQHHYQNEIIFSHQKMALGVGEKEVEFLLHRYEEFSELFPYLEVWSKERLKELEPRVVFDKDGNERKENIVAIGTKDQWTTVDFGKLSKSFIENAKHESDVDVELFLNTQVLDIEKSKKRGYVVKTANDTYYADFVVVDAGAHSLFLAHRMGFGLELGCLPVAGSFYMTEQKLLNGKVYMVQNPKLPFAALHGDPDVLADGNTRFGPTALVLPKLERYKSGTYMDFWKTLRFDTKIATALWKLLKESDIRNYLFRNFLYEIPFFNKYLFLRDARKIVPGLKLDEFNYAPGFGGVRPQVLDKEQQKLMLGEASIFTGEGLIFNMTPSPGATSCLGNAERDLKYICKYIGKNFDEEKFNDELTEGEYCALPEPIASQKAIVNLIRAEIARTDEKYFKNMNKNKPEDSFWDKPHSKLK